The following are encoded in a window of Flavobacterium cupriresistens genomic DNA:
- a CDS encoding helix-turn-helix domain-containing protein, producing the protein MVGENVRKIRVIKGYSQQYMAVLLEISQAAYSDIETGKTRISLDKLQKIVLILNLELSYVVNFHENSILCSNPNNLMRNEGGINEVKTHFDKERALYKEQINTLKDEIVYLRNKLDGKE; encoded by the coding sequence ATGGTCGGGGAGAATGTAAGAAAGATTAGGGTAATCAAAGGATATTCTCAGCAATACATGGCTGTTTTGTTAGAGATTTCACAAGCGGCGTATTCAGATATTGAGACTGGTAAAACAAGGATCAGCTTAGATAAATTACAGAAAATAGTTTTAATCTTAAACCTTGAGTTGAGTTATGTGGTTAATTTTCATGAGAATTCAATATTATGCTCCAATCCGAATAATTTGATGAGAAATGAAGGAGGAATAAATGAGGTTAAAACTCATTTTGATAAAGAGAGAGCACTTTACAAAGAACAAATAAATACTTTAAAAGATGAAATTGTTTACTTGAGAAATAAACTTGATGGAAAGGAGTAG
- a CDS encoding beta-N-acetylhexosaminidase produces the protein MKYLLVLLLAGLTSSAQVQKEQLNLMPWPQSIVLNDGSFTLTKNFKVNITGNPNPRIFGGVTRFLRRLDGRTGIFFEQGFITKLNEFPTAELQINCDKSGKIGLYEDESYHLDIKKDKITINATSDLGALHGLETLLQIMQNNNTSFFFPNAQISDFPRFTWRGLMLDVSRHFQPVDVVKRNLDGLAAMKMNVFHWHLVDDQGWRIEMKKHPKLIELASDGMYYTQEEIKNIVKYADERGILIVPEIDVPGHGSAILTAYPEIGSKLITLTGGTTEKNIQGTAIATYGIERNAGIFSPTLDPTNPKTYQLLSELFDEVCPLFPGSYFHIGGDENEGKDWDSNPKIQEFKKKNNLATNHELQTYFTMKLIPMLKKHGKQLMGWEEILTKNMSKEAIIHAWRGPNEGVVAGQSLIDAVKKGYKSVMSNGFYIDLMYPIESHYLNDPMPKGANLSAEEKARVLGGEATMWSELATPTTIDSRVWPRTAAIAERLWSSENITDVANMRKRLEVVSFRLEELGLTHIRNKDVILRNIANNQNVEALNDFSNVCEPLKGYKRNKGGTEYQMYSPFTLFADACTPDAKDALAFDATVDQYLGNKSLENKIKVTAFLNKWIAVNKGLNELSANAPLVQPILPLAKKLSDASEQLVLVLDNKSTLKAEELKNLIEQCDAKDHADVELAVFKSLKKLMQNFDLN, from the coding sequence ATGAAATATTTACTAGTCCTACTATTAGCGGGTTTGACCTCTAGTGCTCAAGTTCAAAAAGAGCAGCTAAATCTTATGCCGTGGCCTCAAAGTATCGTATTAAACGATGGAAGTTTTACTTTAACTAAAAATTTTAAAGTAAACATTACCGGAAATCCAAATCCAAGAATTTTTGGTGGTGTCACTCGTTTCTTGCGTCGCTTAGATGGTAGAACAGGTATTTTTTTTGAACAAGGTTTTATTACAAAACTAAATGAATTTCCTACTGCTGAATTACAGATCAATTGTGATAAAAGTGGTAAAATTGGTTTGTACGAAGATGAAAGTTATCATTTAGATATTAAAAAAGACAAAATTACAATTAATGCAACCAGCGATTTAGGGGCTTTACATGGCCTTGAAACGTTATTGCAAATCATGCAGAATAATAACACTTCGTTCTTTTTTCCAAATGCTCAAATTTCAGATTTTCCAAGATTTACTTGGAGAGGTTTAATGTTGGACGTTTCAAGACATTTTCAGCCTGTAGATGTTGTTAAAAGAAATTTGGATGGATTGGCCGCTATGAAAATGAATGTTTTTCACTGGCATTTAGTAGACGATCAGGGATGGAGAATTGAAATGAAAAAACACCCAAAGTTAATAGAATTAGCTTCAGATGGGATGTATTACACACAAGAGGAAATAAAAAATATCGTTAAATATGCTGATGAGCGCGGTATTTTAATAGTTCCGGAAATCGATGTTCCGGGCCACGGATCAGCCATTTTAACTGCTTACCCCGAAATTGGCAGTAAATTGATAACGCTGACTGGCGGAACTACAGAAAAAAATATTCAGGGAACTGCTATTGCAACCTATGGAATTGAGAGAAATGCGGGTATTTTTTCACCAACATTAGACCCTACAAATCCTAAAACCTATCAATTACTAAGTGAATTGTTTGACGAAGTATGTCCCCTATTTCCCGGGTCTTATTTTCATATCGGGGGAGATGAAAACGAAGGGAAAGACTGGGACTCAAATCCTAAAATTCAAGAATTTAAAAAGAAAAATAACTTAGCAACCAACCACGAGTTACAAACTTATTTTACCATGAAATTGATACCGATGCTTAAAAAACACGGTAAGCAATTAATGGGTTGGGAAGAGATTTTGACTAAAAACATGTCAAAAGAAGCTATTATACATGCCTGGAGAGGTCCTAATGAAGGAGTTGTGGCAGGTCAGTCTTTGATTGATGCCGTAAAAAAAGGATACAAATCAGTTATGTCAAATGGTTTTTATATCGATTTGATGTACCCAATCGAAAGTCATTATTTGAATGATCCGATGCCCAAGGGAGCCAATTTATCAGCAGAAGAAAAAGCAAGAGTGTTAGGAGGCGAAGCTACAATGTGGTCCGAACTTGCAACACCAACAACTATAGATTCAAGAGTTTGGCCTAGAACAGCTGCAATTGCAGAAAGACTTTGGTCATCAGAGAATATTACAGACGTAGCCAATATGCGCAAGCGTCTTGAAGTGGTTTCATTCAGACTGGAAGAACTTGGATTGACACACATTCGTAATAAAGATGTTATTTTAAGAAATATCGCTAACAATCAGAATGTAGAAGCATTGAATGATTTTAGTAATGTTTGTGAACCATTAAAAGGATATAAAAGAAATAAAGGCGGAACAGAATATCAGATGTATTCTCCGTTTACACTTTTTGCAGATGCTTGTACTCCGGATGCCAAAGATGCTTTAGCTTTTGATGCTACAGTAGATCAGTATTTGGGAAATAAATCACTGGAAAATAAAATAAAAGTAACTGCATTTTTAAATAAATGGATTGCAGTGAATAAAGGATTAAATGAATTGAGTGCAAATGCACCTTTAGTTCAACCCATTTTGCCTTTAGCTAAGAAATTGAGCGATGCATCAGAACAATTAGTACTTGTTTTAGATAATAAATCAACTTTAAAAGCAGAAGAATTGAAAAATCTGATCGAACAATGTGATGCTAAAGATCATGCCGATGTTGAATTGGCAGTTTTTAAAAGTTTGAAAAAATTAATGCAAAATTTTGATTTGAATTAG
- a CDS encoding glycosyl hydrolase family 18 protein encodes MKHYYRLLFLFLLFPLLALAQPAHGKKVVGYYAQWAIYARDYNVPKIDGSKLTHLNYSFYGTTFDPARPENTKLKCLDTYADFEHTEGGIPWDAPVKGNFYDLKKLKEKYPHLKILISVGGWTKGQDLSPIAASPVARAALAADMANFIVTYPFIDGFDIDWEYPVIGGTDGTEVINGAPIPPQKHSPDDNKNLVYLLKAMRQAMPNKLVTIAAGNNVRNVVSQYLGPLNRGQYGMTEDISTYCDYITYFGYDFGGNWYDKTCYNAPLYASGNPNDPLYGASQSESLDELTNQYLNVIGFPANKLIMGLPYYGKIFKNVANNGTTPNFPGLFVAAPRDATSGCANPQPPAGTWDGPAACEKSGSIEICDLVGNPVTNSHPYLDPNTMMVTPTAAAAGWVRYFDNTTKVPYLYNAALKQFITYEDKQSMDLKVQYIKSRNLAGGMVWELSQDTRGAIPNSLLTQVDTSFGSIVPGTVSIAGSVKSGTALVPNVAIEVKNSSNVVVDNVVSVTGNFTFNNLVSGQNYTLTATKAAYNFTPVVLTNVTVNQTGVVIQGTQPLYTVSGTVVVGTTTTPVSGVTVTATSGTTVLTAVSSATGTYSVTGLTAGLNFTVTAAKTGFPYTPASTVYNAISANQTLNFSQGSAIVYYTVSGTILNGTTPAAGVTVTATSAGAPVSAVSNASGAYSISLPSGSDYTVTAASAGKTYTPASTVYTNLIANKTLNFTEYNVGTNKISGTVKNGTVPVSGAKIELIVPWTDNAHGWKSVLATTDAQGNYSFANSVIDGYAIISSLKLNSWQNNEVTYLPSNLANFAVPTTPQVYNFNTSATAKVASYAINGRVLNGSTPVSGAVISAVSGTKTLTATTDSKGAYTFSDLALGSDYKVTAVKTGLTFVPTSTALTTTSGNKTVDFAQSLASTNLISGTVKNGSTPVSGAKVELVVPWTDNTHGWKSVLATTDAQGNFSYDNTVVAGYAQVLSLKLNSWQNGEVAYFPNNLANFAMPTTPQVYNFNTQAVVVTKPVVAITAPTASAIAINLGAAINFVASVGLSAADATTISSVVFSLDGQSLNATNSSGTYTAIWTPVANQFSLSHTLTVTATASNGTTDSKTYSFTLTCSGANCPNQLPVVTWNSPSNTTVYQSTFQVVPISVTAVDSDGSVSGVTITINGGTFNMTASANNTYTYNFTPTAYQDYPVVIKATDNRSAVTTLNNTVKIAPIGTNRFIPLPPKVILGYAHSWENAGAPFLYFSQMVGSKFNVVDYAFVETVNRDGYTPVLTTNDTRYLTNNVFNKQLLKNDIKSLRDSGVPVIVSIGGQNGHVVLDNVTQKNIFVNGLKAIIDEYQFDGVDIDFEGGSMNFNAGGLRDISYAGISAYPRLKNVVDACKELKAHYGPGFLLTAAPETQYVQGGYSTYNDTFGSFLPIIQNLRNELDLLAVQLYNTGGENGLDGQYYGSAKRANMVTALTDMIIKGYNIATTGMRFDGLPASKVLIALPACPSAAGSGFITPAEGINAMHYLRTGTTFTGRTYTMQPGGPYPSLRGLMTWSVNWDASSCGNSSELSKAYAAYFASQAAAKTLSLDKIEAKSSTVAYFKNDALSVSNETEDIAQVDVFNTIGQPLVSHKNIQNNKEILIQNRNFTTKQLFVVIVTDRAGNKKSFKVMNFLN; translated from the coding sequence ATGAAACATTATTACAGATTACTGTTTTTGTTCTTGTTGTTTCCCTTACTTGCGTTAGCCCAACCAGCTCACGGTAAAAAAGTAGTAGGGTACTATGCACAATGGGCCATTTATGCCCGGGATTACAACGTTCCCAAGATAGACGGGAGCAAGTTAACCCATTTAAATTATTCTTTTTACGGGACCACTTTTGATCCTGCCCGTCCGGAGAATACAAAGTTAAAATGTTTGGATACCTATGCTGACTTTGAGCATACAGAAGGTGGAATTCCATGGGATGCTCCTGTAAAAGGGAATTTTTATGACTTGAAAAAGTTAAAAGAAAAGTATCCGCATTTGAAAATATTAATTTCTGTTGGAGGATGGACTAAAGGTCAGGATCTTTCTCCAATTGCCGCAAGCCCGGTGGCAAGAGCTGCTTTAGCTGCAGATATGGCAAACTTCATTGTAACGTATCCATTTATTGATGGATTTGATATTGACTGGGAGTATCCGGTTATAGGAGGGACAGACGGAACTGAAGTAATTAACGGAGCTCCTATTCCTCCACAAAAACACAGTCCGGACGACAATAAAAACTTAGTTTATTTATTGAAAGCAATGCGCCAGGCAATGCCAAATAAATTAGTTACTATCGCAGCAGGAAATAACGTTAGAAATGTTGTTTCTCAGTATTTAGGACCTTTGAACAGAGGGCAATACGGAATGACTGAAGATATTTCGACTTATTGTGATTACATTACTTATTTTGGATATGATTTTGGTGGAAACTGGTACGATAAAACCTGTTACAACGCTCCTTTGTATGCAAGTGGAAATCCAAACGATCCTTTGTACGGTGCAAGCCAATCTGAATCATTAGATGAGTTAACCAATCAGTATTTGAATGTGATCGGTTTCCCTGCGAACAAATTGATCATGGGATTACCTTATTATGGTAAGATTTTTAAGAATGTTGCTAATAATGGAACTACACCTAATTTTCCGGGTTTATTTGTTGCAGCACCAAGAGATGCTACTTCGGGATGTGCTAATCCACAACCACCGGCAGGAACTTGGGATGGTCCTGCAGCCTGTGAAAAATCAGGAAGTATAGAGATTTGTGATTTAGTTGGAAATCCGGTTACAAACTCACACCCTTATCTGGATCCGAATACCATGATGGTTACACCAACTGCAGCAGCTGCAGGATGGGTTAGATATTTTGATAATACTACCAAAGTTCCTTATTTATACAATGCTGCTTTAAAACAGTTTATCACCTATGAAGATAAACAATCGATGGACTTAAAAGTGCAGTATATTAAATCGAGAAACCTTGCCGGTGGTATGGTTTGGGAACTATCTCAAGATACCAGAGGTGCAATACCTAACTCTTTACTGACTCAGGTAGATACTTCATTTGGAAGCATTGTTCCGGGGACAGTAAGCATAGCGGGTTCTGTAAAAAGCGGAACAGCTTTAGTACCTAATGTTGCCATAGAAGTAAAAAACTCAAGTAATGTGGTGGTAGATAATGTAGTTTCCGTAACAGGTAATTTTACATTCAATAATTTAGTCTCAGGTCAAAATTATACGCTTACTGCTACAAAAGCGGCTTATAACTTTACACCTGTAGTTTTAACAAATGTAACGGTTAATCAAACAGGAGTAGTAATTCAGGGAACACAACCTTTATATACGGTAAGCGGAACTGTAGTAGTTGGAACTACCACTACACCGGTTTCCGGAGTTACGGTTACAGCAACTTCAGGAACAACAGTTTTAACAGCTGTTTCCAGTGCAACTGGTACTTATAGCGTTACAGGTTTAACAGCAGGACTTAACTTTACAGTTACAGCAGCTAAAACGGGTTTTCCTTATACTCCGGCTTCAACGGTTTATAATGCAATAAGTGCTAATCAAACATTGAATTTCTCACAAGGTTCGGCAATCGTATATTACACAGTAAGTGGTACTATTTTAAATGGAACTACACCGGCTGCGGGAGTTACGGTTACAGCAACTTCTGCAGGAGCGCCTGTTTCAGCAGTTTCTAATGCAAGTGGGGCTTATAGTATTTCTCTGCCATCTGGTTCAGATTATACGGTAACGGCTGCTTCAGCAGGAAAAACATATACTCCGGCTTCAACGGTTTATACGAATTTGATAGCCAACAAAACTTTGAATTTTACAGAGTATAACGTTGGAACAAATAAAATTAGCGGTACAGTTAAAAACGGTACAGTTCCGGTTTCGGGAGCGAAAATAGAATTGATCGTGCCTTGGACCGATAATGCACACGGATGGAAAAGTGTTCTTGCCACAACAGATGCGCAAGGAAATTACAGCTTTGCTAATTCAGTAATAGACGGATATGCAATTATCTCAAGTTTGAAATTGAATTCATGGCAAAATAATGAAGTTACTTATTTACCAAGTAATTTAGCAAATTTTGCAGTTCCGACTACGCCACAAGTATATAATTTTAATACATCTGCGACGGCTAAAGTTGCTTCTTATGCAATAAATGGAAGAGTTTTAAACGGATCTACTCCGGTTTCCGGTGCTGTAATTTCGGCAGTTTCGGGTACTAAAACGTTAACTGCGACGACAGATTCTAAAGGAGCTTATACTTTTTCAGATTTAGCTTTAGGATCAGATTATAAAGTGACAGCTGTAAAAACAGGTTTGACATTCGTTCCGACTTCAACAGCTTTGACAACTACATCAGGTAACAAAACAGTAGATTTTGCACAAAGTTTGGCCAGTACAAATTTAATTAGTGGTACTGTAAAAAATGGTTCTACTCCGGTATCAGGTGCTAAAGTAGAATTGGTTGTGCCTTGGACTGACAATACACACGGATGGAAAAGTGTTCTTGCTACAACAGATGCGCAAGGAAACTTCAGCTATGATAATACGGTTGTAGCTGGTTATGCGCAGGTTTTAAGTTTAAAATTGAACTCTTGGCAGAATGGGGAAGTAGCTTATTTTCCAAACAATCTGGCGAATTTCGCAATGCCAACAACGCCACAAGTTTATAATTTCAATACACAAGCGGTGGTTGTGACTAAACCAGTGGTTGCTATTACAGCGCCAACAGCTTCGGCGATTGCTATAAATTTAGGAGCAGCGATTAATTTTGTTGCTAGTGTTGGATTAAGTGCTGCTGATGCTACTACAATTTCATCTGTTGTATTTAGTTTAGATGGACAAAGCTTGAATGCTACCAATTCTTCTGGAACTTATACAGCGATTTGGACACCAGTAGCAAATCAGTTTTCGCTTAGTCATACCTTAACTGTTACGGCTACTGCGTCAAACGGAACAACAGATTCAAAAACATATAGTTTTACATTAACTTGTTCTGGTGCAAACTGCCCAAATCAATTACCTGTAGTTACTTGGAATTCACCATCGAATACTACTGTATACCAAAGTACTTTCCAAGTTGTGCCAATTTCGGTTACAGCGGTTGATAGTGACGGATCGGTTTCAGGTGTTACTATTACCATCAATGGTGGTACGTTCAACATGACAGCAAGTGCAAATAATACCTATACGTATAATTTTACACCTACTGCTTATCAAGATTATCCGGTTGTAATCAAAGCAACTGATAATAGATCTGCCGTAACTACATTAAACAATACGGTTAAAATTGCTCCAATAGGCACCAACAGATTTATTCCGCTTCCTCCAAAAGTTATTTTAGGATATGCGCATTCTTGGGAAAATGCCGGTGCTCCATTTTTATATTTTTCTCAAATGGTGGGAAGTAAGTTTAACGTAGTTGATTATGCTTTCGTAGAAACCGTTAATCGTGATGGTTATACACCAGTATTAACTACAAATGATACTAGATATTTGACGAATAATGTTTTCAATAAGCAATTGTTGAAAAACGATATAAAATCCTTAAGAGATAGCGGCGTTCCTGTTATTGTTTCTATTGGAGGTCAAAATGGTCATGTTGTTTTGGACAATGTAACTCAAAAAAATATTTTTGTTAATGGTTTAAAAGCAATTATTGATGAGTATCAATTTGATGGAGTTGATATTGATTTTGAAGGCGGATCGATGAATTTTAATGCAGGAGGTTTAAGAGATATTTCTTATGCGGGTATTTCTGCTTATCCAAGATTGAAAAACGTAGTAGATGCTTGCAAAGAATTAAAAGCACACTATGGCCCTGGATTCTTATTAACTGCAGCTCCGGAAACACAATACGTACAAGGAGGATATTCTACCTATAATGATACTTTTGGTTCCTTCCTGCCAATCATTCAAAACTTGCGTAATGAATTGGATTTGTTAGCTGTACAATTGTATAATACAGGTGGTGAAAATGGATTAGATGGCCAATATTATGGTTCAGCTAAGAGAGCAAACATGGTAACTGCCCTAACGGATATGATAATAAAAGGGTATAACATTGCTACAACCGGAATGCGTTTTGATGGTTTACCGGCTTCAAAAGTTCTTATTGCATTACCCGCTTGTCCAAGTGCAGCAGGTAGCGGTTTTATAACGCCGGCAGAAGGAATTAATGCGATGCATTATTTAAGAACCGGAACGACTTTTACAGGAAGAACATACACGATGCAGCCAGGCGGACCTTATCCTTCTTTAAGAGGTTTAATGACTTGGTCAGTAAACTGGGATGCTTCTTCTTGTGGTAATTCATCTGAATTATCTAAAGCTTACGCAGCATATTTTGCCTCACAAGCAGCGGCAAAAACTTTATCTCTGGATAAAATTGAAGCGAAGAGCAGTACAGTAGCTTATTTTAAAAATGATGCTTTGTCAGTTTCAAATGAAACAGAAGATATTGCTCAGGTGGATGTATTTAATACTATTGGACAACCTTTAGTAAGTCATAAAAATATTCAAAATAATAAAGAAATCCTGATTCAGAACAGAAACTTTACGACTAAACAATTGTTTGTCGTTATAGTAACGGATAGAGCAGGAAATAAAAAATCATTCAAAGTGATGAACTTTTTAAACTAA
- a CDS encoding RagB/SusD family nutrient uptake outer membrane protein: protein MKLNTIKKTGICLSMLATTISCTSDFEKINTNPNNVTQVELQQDFNNIKSLFVPIYNNIFILTAWPYQIQQNLQGDIWSGYLATPTIFEGGSNNTTYNFIDSWNLQAWDTAYLTVMSAVGKIEKETKGKYNQFYAISLIMKVEAMHRVTDIYGPIVYSNYGKVNPEYDSQQQVYTQMFSELDFAVAELTKRIDAGEATSFNKGSDLSNYNGDYTKWVKFANSLRLRLAMRIVKVAPALAKTEAEKAVSHKIGVMTAVEDTFVVNTPNYSNPVTAISQGWGNISMSADIESIMGGYEDPRLGAFFTKSTRYNSNGEYIGVRTGINIINDSDHANLSKVDIDKTIWMTAAESYFLRAEGVLRGWNMKGTAQDLYEAGIKASFDQHGVSGAATYTADNVKTAKNYVDPADATNNGIAVNNVTVAWDGAATNEVKLQKIITQKWIANFPEGQEAWSEFRRTGYPKKFDVLKNTSGGVIDSHLGVRRVNFVTSERNANPGGVASGVAKLGGPDNGATRLWWDVNAPNF from the coding sequence ATGAAATTGAATACTATAAAAAAAACAGGGATATGTTTATCTATGTTGGCTACGACAATAAGTTGTACAAGTGATTTTGAGAAAATTAATACTAACCCTAATAACGTAACGCAAGTAGAATTGCAACAAGATTTTAATAATATTAAATCTTTGTTTGTTCCAATCTATAATAATATTTTTATTCTTACAGCTTGGCCGTATCAAATACAACAAAACTTACAGGGGGATATTTGGTCTGGTTATTTGGCAACACCAACAATCTTTGAAGGAGGGTCTAATAATACAACTTACAATTTTATTGATAGTTGGAATTTGCAAGCTTGGGACACTGCATACTTGACAGTAATGTCTGCTGTTGGTAAAATTGAAAAGGAAACGAAAGGAAAATACAATCAATTCTATGCTATATCTTTAATCATGAAGGTAGAGGCAATGCATAGAGTTACAGATATTTATGGTCCTATTGTGTATTCTAACTACGGAAAAGTTAATCCGGAATATGATTCTCAACAGCAAGTTTATACTCAGATGTTTAGTGAGTTAGATTTTGCAGTTGCTGAACTAACAAAGAGAATAGATGCTGGTGAAGCAACTTCTTTTAACAAAGGTTCTGATTTATCTAATTATAATGGTGATTATACCAAATGGGTGAAATTTGCTAATTCATTACGTTTAAGATTAGCTATGCGTATTGTTAAGGTTGCGCCGGCATTAGCAAAAACGGAGGCAGAAAAAGCAGTTTCTCATAAGATAGGGGTAATGACTGCTGTTGAAGACACATTTGTAGTAAATACGCCGAATTACAGTAATCCTGTTACTGCAATTTCTCAAGGATGGGGGAATATTTCAATGTCCGCTGATATAGAATCTATTATGGGAGGTTACGAAGACCCAAGATTGGGAGCATTTTTCACAAAATCAACTAGATATAATTCTAACGGAGAGTATATCGGGGTTCGTACAGGGATTAATATTATTAATGATTCTGATCACGCAAATCTTTCAAAAGTTGATATTGATAAGACAATTTGGATGACAGCGGCAGAATCTTATTTCTTGAGAGCTGAAGGTGTTTTAAGAGGTTGGAATATGAAAGGTACTGCACAAGATTTGTATGAAGCAGGTATTAAAGCATCTTTTGATCAGCATGGAGTTTCAGGCGCAGCGACTTATACTGCGGATAATGTTAAAACAGCTAAGAATTATGTTGACCCGGCTGATGCTACAAATAATGGTATAGCAGTAAATAATGTAACGGTTGCTTGGGATGGTGCTGCAACAAATGAGGTGAAACTTCAAAAAATTATTACTCAGAAGTGGATTGCAAACTTCCCTGAGGGACAGGAAGCTTGGTCTGAATTTAGAAGAACTGGCTATCCAAAGAAGTTTGATGTTCTTAAAAACACAAGTGGTGGAGTGATCGATTCACATTTAGGAGTTAGAAGAGTAAATTTTGTTACGTCTGAAAGAAATGCAAATCCAGGTGGTGTGGCATCAGGAGTTGCGAAATTGGGAGGGCCTGACAATGGTGCAACCAGACTTTGGTGGGATGTTAACGCACCTAACTTTTAA
- the nagB gene encoding glucosamine-6-phosphate deaminase, producing the protein MKSALEIKPDISYKSAGKFEETRFEKIHNEIFKNSTEASLIVAQEIAQLIRSKQEKGKSCVLGLATGSSPIKVYEELVRMHREEGLSFSNVITFNLDEYYPMTKENNQSYHHFMHQHLFNHIDINPDNVNIPDGTIAIDELNQYCIDYEMNIKNAGGLDFQLLGIGRTGHVGFNEPGSHINSGTRIITLDHITRVDASSDFNGIDNVPKRAITMGVSTIMRSKRIVLMAWGQNKADIIKRTVQGDISSEVPATFLQNHPNATFVLDQSAASELTRFKTPWLVGECIWTQELKSKAIVWLCQKTKQSILKLTDRDYNNNGMSDLLAQEGSAYDLNINMFNVLQHTITGWPGGKPNTDDSHRPERADPAKKRVILFSPHPDDDVISMGGTFSKLIKQGHDVHVVYQTSGNIAVTDDEALKFAEVGSDFIGTGAADINFKSVIEFLNNKSENQIDSLEVRKLKGLIRRRESYAATRYIGLKDENTHFLDLPFYETGQVKKNPLGPDDIAIVKDIIAKIKPHQVFAAGDLADPHGTHEVCLNAIFAAMAALKPQAYMDDCWLWLYRGAWHEWDIHEIDMAVPLSPSEVLLKRHAILYHQSQKDRVMFQGNDSREFWVRAEDRNKNTAVLYDDLGLAEYEAIEAFKRFDY; encoded by the coding sequence ATGAAAAGTGCTTTAGAAATAAAACCTGATATCAGCTATAAAAGCGCGGGGAAATTTGAAGAGACAAGATTTGAAAAAATTCACAACGAAATCTTCAAAAATTCTACCGAAGCTTCCCTAATTGTAGCACAGGAAATCGCTCAATTAATCCGATCGAAACAAGAGAAAGGAAAATCTTGCGTTTTAGGTTTAGCGACAGGTTCCTCTCCTATAAAAGTATATGAGGAATTAGTAAGAATGCACAGAGAAGAAGGGCTAAGTTTTAGCAATGTAATCACTTTTAATTTGGATGAATATTATCCGATGACCAAAGAGAACAATCAGAGCTATCATCATTTTATGCATCAGCATCTTTTTAATCATATTGATATCAATCCTGATAATGTTAATATTCCAGACGGTACAATCGCTATTGATGAATTAAATCAATATTGTATCGATTATGAAATGAATATTAAAAATGCAGGAGGTCTTGATTTTCAATTATTAGGTATCGGTCGTACAGGTCACGTAGGTTTCAACGAACCGGGATCCCATATCAACTCCGGTACTCGTATTATTACACTGGATCACATTACAAGAGTAGATGCTTCGTCCGATTTTAATGGTATAGATAATGTTCCTAAAAGAGCTATTACCATGGGAGTTTCTACCATTATGAGATCTAAAAGAATTGTATTAATGGCGTGGGGTCAGAACAAAGCTGACATCATAAAAAGAACAGTTCAAGGAGATATTTCTTCAGAAGTTCCGGCCACCTTTTTACAAAATCACCCTAATGCGACTTTCGTATTAGACCAATCCGCAGCTTCAGAGCTGACACGTTTCAAAACACCTTGGTTAGTCGGAGAATGTATTTGGACACAAGAATTAAAAAGTAAAGCGATTGTTTGGTTGTGCCAAAAAACAAAACAATCCATTTTAAAATTAACAGACCGTGATTACAACAATAACGGTATGTCAGATCTTTTGGCGCAAGAAGGTTCTGCTTATGACTTGAACATCAACATGTTTAATGTTTTGCAGCATACCATTACAGGATGGCCAGGCGGAAAACCCAACACGGATGATTCGCATCGTCCTGAAAGAGCCGATCCTGCAAAAAAGCGAGTAATCCTTTTTAGTCCGCACCCCGATGACGATGTTATTTCAATGGGAGGGACTTTTTCAAAATTGATAAAACAAGGACATGATGTACATGTTGTATATCAAACCTCAGGAAATATTGCAGTAACAGATGATGAAGCTTTAAAATTTGCAGAAGTTGGCAGCGACTTTATTGGTACCGGAGCAGCGGATATTAATTTTAAATCCGTAATTGAATTTTTGAACAACAAATCAGAAAATCAAATCGATTCATTAGAGGTTCGAAAATTAAAGGGACTTATCAGAAGAAGAGAGTCTTATGCTGCCACAAGATACATCGGTTTAAAAGATGAAAACACTCATTTTTTAGATCTTCCTTTTTACGAAACAGGACAAGTTAAGAAAAACCCATTGGGACCTGATGATATTGCGATCGTAAAGGATATCATTGCTAAAATAAAACCACACCAGGTTTTTGCAGCAGGAGATCTAGCAGACCCGCATGGAACACATGAAGTTTGTCTAAATGCTATTTTTGCCGCAATGGCCGCTTTGAAACCACAAGCTTACATGGATGATTGTTGGTTGTGGCTGTACAGAGGAGCGTGGCACGAATGGGATATTCACGAAATTGACATGGCCGTTCCGTTGAGTCCATCAGAAGTATTATTAAAACGTCATGCGATTTTATACCATCAATCACAAAAAGACAGAGTTATGTTTCAAGGAAATGACTCGAGGGAATTTTGGGTTAGGGCAGAAGATCGCAACAAAAATACAGCTGTCCTTTATGACGATTTAGGTTTGGCTGAATACGAAGCAATCGAAGCCTTTAAACGTTTTGATTATTAG